GTATTGACAATAAATTATTAGAATTAGATGGAACTCCATTTAAAAAGAATTTAGGTGCAAATGCTACATTAGGCGTCTCACTTGCTTGTGCTCATGCAGCAGCAGCTTTTTACAAGATTCCATTATATAAATATATCGGTGGTATCAACGCTAAAGTTCTTCCAACACCAATGATGAATGTTGTCAATGGTGGTGCACATGCTGATTCTACAGTTGATTTCCAAGAATTCTACATTATTCCTGCTGGATTTGAAACATTCCATGAAGCTTTAAGAGCAGGTGTTGAAACCTTCCATGCTTTAAAGGCTGTTTTAAAGAAAAAAGGATATGAAACAGGTGTTGGTGATGAAGGTGGTTTCGCTCCAAGTTGTAGAGAAGGAAATACTGAACCACTCGAATTAATCATGGAAGCTATTAAGAATGCTGGATATGAACCTGGAAAACAAATTTTCTTAGGAATGGATGTTGCTTCTAGTGAATTCTATAATCCTGAAACTAAAATTTATACATTAAAGAAATCTGGTCAAGGTGATAGAACAGCTGAACAAATGATTGAATGGTATAAGGAAATGATCGCAACATATCCTATTATTACTATCGAAGATGGTTTAGCAGAATCAGACTGGGAAGGCTGGGCAAAATTAACAGCTGAACTCGGTGACAAGATTCAATTAGTTGGTGATGACTTATTTGTTACAAATAAAGATTTCTTAAGAAAAGGTATTACAAGTAATGTCGGTAATTCTATTCTTATTAAAGTTAACCAAATTGGTACTTTAACAGAAACTCTCGATACTATCAGAATGGCTCAAACCAATGGTTATACTTGCATGGTTTCTCATAGATCTGGTGAAACTGAAGATACAACAATCGCTGACTTATCAGTTGCTGTTAATGCTGGTCAAATTAAGACTGGTTCAGCTTCTAGAACTGATAGAATGGCTAAGTACAATCAATTACTTAGAATTGAGGATGAACTTGGCGAAAAAGCTGTTTTCGAAGGCATTCATGCTTTCAAAAAATATCGCTTTACTAAATAATTAAAGTAAAAAATATGCCGCATTTGCGGCATTTTTTAATTGTTTTTTAGCATATTGAAATATTCATCAAAAGTTATTGAAAAAATAATGTGTGAATTGCTAATTTTAGAATTTTTAAAGCCTAGATGTTCGAAAAGTTTAATACTTCTTAAGTTTTCAATATGAATTTTTGCAATGACTTTTTCAATTCTCCATTTAAAGAAAACTTCTAAAAGTAAAGATTTTAATTCATATAAAGCAATTTGTTTTCCCCAATTTTCTGAATTTCCAATAGCGATAATAACTTCGTATTCTTTTTTTGAAATTATTGTAAATAAAGTAATAAATCCTAAACATTTTTCGTTTTCTTAATCTATTAGAAAAAATCTACCATCTCTATTTAAATAATATCTTAATAAGTTTATCTGTCCCGATTCAATTATATATTGTAAAGATGTAGCACTATTTTTATCTTCATTCAAAAACTTAGTTACATCTTTATTTTCTCACCACATGATAATATTTTTTGCGTCATTGGTAGTGACATCTAGCCGTAATTTGATTTTCATGGCTTTCTCCTTAATAAAAAATTAATTTGTAAAGCCTTTTAGAAAAATCTACCGATTCTTTGTTTTAATTATAGTATGATAAAAAAATAAAACAAGTGCGCATGGTTAGCGCTTTCATCATATTTCATTTTTTTATTAATGTTATATTATTGGAAAAAGGAGAAAATATGAAACAAAAGAAAGAAAAAATTGAAATCATCTCTGAACCAGCAGATATAACAGATATTTATTTTTCAACATCAAAAAGATTTTATAAAAGCAGAAGATTAAGAATTAGGTATTCTAATATTTATAATTGCAATGAATATTATTGGCATGGAATGTTGAGAAAAAATGCACAATTATGCATAAAAAGAAAAGATGGTACAACATTTCCAAAATTTTTAAATTATGGATATGGAATAACATTAGAAGGTTTTGCCAAAGATATGTTTAAAGTTGAAAATGCTAAAACCATAGTGGATAATGATCGTTCTTATAACTATATAAATGATCAAACTACATTGATATATGTTGGAAAAGCTAAGAAATATACATTCTGCATTAGGGTATATGGTGAAGAACAAAATTCTAATGATAGATGGGTTGTTATAAGTATTGGTGAATAAATTAATAGGTGTATAGTAAAAAATCTATACATCTTTTTTTATGAAATTATATCTATTGTTTAAAAGATAGTGAATTTCAATAAAAATCATTTTAAAATTAATAATTTATTTTAATGTATTGAAAGAATGCTCATACTTCTTTTAGAATAAGGAAGTTGAGGTATTGAGAAAAATGAAAATTGGTTTTGATAATGAATTATATTTAAAATT
This sequence is a window from Firmicutes bacterium CAG:345. Protein-coding genes within it:
- a CDS encoding enolase (product inferred by homology to UniProt) gives rise to the protein MTKIVKVYAREVLDSRGNPTVEVEVTLEDGTLGRAIVPSGASTGESEALELRDGDKSRFGGKGVLKAVANVNNIIAPAVLGMEADDQIGIDNKLLELDGTPFKKNLGANATLGVSLACAHAAAAFYKIPLYKYIGGINAKVLPTPMMNVVNGGAHADSTVDFQEFYIIPAGFETFHEALRAGVETFHALKAVLKKKGYETGVGDEGGFAPSCREGNTEPLELIMEAIKNAGYEPGKQIFLGMDVASSEFYNPETKIYTLKKSGQGDRTAEQMIEWYKEMIATYPIITIEDGLAESDWEGWAKLTAELGDKIQLVGDDLFVTNKDFLRKGITSNVGNSILIKVNQIGTLTETLDTIRMAQTNGYTCMVSHRSGETEDTTIADLSVAVNAGQIKTGSASRTDRMAKYNQLLRIEDELGEKAVFEGIHAFKKYRFTK
- a CDS encoding unknown (no significant homology to UniProt), translating into MKQKKEKIEIISEPADITDIYFSTSKRFYKSRRLRIRYSNIYNCNEYYWHGMLRKNAQLCIKRKDGTTFPKFLNYGYGITLEGFAKDMFKVENAKTIVDNDRSYNYINDQTTLIYVGKAKKYTFCIRVYGEEQNSNDRWVVISIGE